Proteins found in one Streptomyces sp. CB09001 genomic segment:
- a CDS encoding alpha/beta hydrolase: protein MSRNAAFSPPPDARAYRLRTARGEFAVVDSPVAAGVAPRGVVMMLPGFTGSKEDFTLLHRPLGARGYRTVAVDGRGQYESDGPEHDEAGYARAELARDVLAQAAALGARVHLVGHSLGGQIARAAVLLDSAPFLSLTLMSSGPARISESQRQRVKLLRDALETMTMAEVWNVMQAMGPPEEVGAPAPAHGPEEPERLRDRWMGTRPAQLLATGRQLCTEPDRVAELAAVPLPCHVLSGAYDDTWPVPLLDEMALRLDARRTVVAGAEHSPNTDQPLPTARALADFWDDHPVPPRPYVR from the coding sequence GTGAGCAGGAACGCCGCCTTCAGCCCGCCCCCGGACGCCCGCGCGTACCGGCTGCGTACCGCGCGCGGTGAGTTCGCCGTCGTCGACTCGCCGGTGGCCGCCGGGGTCGCGCCGAGGGGCGTGGTGATGATGCTGCCCGGCTTCACGGGAAGCAAGGAGGACTTCACGCTGCTGCACCGGCCGCTCGGGGCGCGCGGCTACCGCACGGTCGCCGTGGACGGACGGGGGCAGTACGAGTCGGACGGGCCCGAGCACGACGAGGCGGGGTACGCGCGGGCCGAACTGGCCCGGGACGTGCTCGCGCAGGCCGCCGCCCTCGGGGCGCGCGTGCATCTCGTCGGGCACTCCCTGGGCGGCCAGATCGCGCGGGCCGCCGTCCTGCTCGACTCCGCCCCGTTCCTGTCCCTCACGCTGATGTCCTCGGGCCCGGCGCGGATCTCCGAGTCGCAGCGGCAGCGGGTGAAGCTGCTGCGGGACGCGCTGGAAACGATGACGATGGCGGAGGTCTGGAACGTGATGCAGGCCATGGGACCGCCGGAAGAGGTCGGCGCCCCGGCCCCCGCCCACGGCCCGGAGGAACCGGAGCGGCTGCGCGACCGCTGGATGGGCACCAGGCCGGCGCAACTGCTCGCCACGGGACGCCAGTTGTGCACCGAGCCGGACCGTGTCGCCGAGCTCGCCGCCGTGCCGCTGCCGTGCCACGTGCTGTCGGGCGCCTACGACGACACCTGGCCCGTCCCCCTCCTGGACGAGATGGCTCTGCGGCTGGACGCCCGCCGGACGGTCGTCGCGGGCGCCGAGCACTCCCCCAACACCGACCAGCCCCTGCCGACGGCCCGCGCCCTCGCCGACTTCTGGGACGACCACCCCGTGCCGCCCCGGCCGTACGTGCGCTGA
- a CDS encoding PHP domain-containing protein, with product MRIDLHTHSTASDGTDTPAQLVRKAAVTGLDVVALTDHDTTRGHAEAVAALPEGLTLVTGAELSCRLDGISMHMLAYLFDPEEPALLAERELVRDDRVPRARAMVAKLNELGVPVTWEQVARIAGGGSVGRPHVASALVELGVVPTVNDAFTQDWLADGGRAHVAKHETDPFEALRLIKGAGGVAVFAHPAAAKRGRTVSEAAIADLAAAGLDGIEVDHMDHDAQTRARLRGTAKELGLLVTGSSDYHGSRKTCVLGEYTTDPEVYGEITRRAFGAFPVPGAGGA from the coding sequence GTGCGCATCGATCTGCACACCCACTCCACGGCGTCCGACGGCACGGACACCCCGGCCCAGCTGGTGCGCAAGGCCGCCGTGACCGGACTCGACGTCGTCGCGCTGACCGACCACGACACCACCCGCGGCCACGCCGAGGCCGTCGCCGCGCTGCCCGAGGGGCTCACCCTCGTCACCGGCGCCGAGCTCTCCTGCCGGCTCGACGGCATCAGCATGCACATGCTGGCCTACCTCTTCGACCCCGAGGAGCCCGCCCTGCTCGCCGAGCGCGAGCTGGTCCGGGACGACCGGGTGCCGCGGGCCCGGGCCATGGTCGCCAAGCTCAACGAACTGGGCGTGCCCGTCACCTGGGAGCAGGTCGCCAGGATCGCCGGTGGCGGCTCCGTCGGCCGGCCGCACGTCGCCTCCGCCCTCGTCGAACTGGGCGTCGTCCCGACCGTGAACGACGCCTTCACCCAGGACTGGCTGGCCGACGGCGGCCGGGCCCACGTGGCGAAGCACGAGACCGACCCGTTCGAGGCGCTCCGGCTGATCAAGGGCGCGGGCGGGGTCGCCGTGTTCGCGCACCCGGCCGCCGCCAAGCGGGGCCGTACGGTGTCCGAGGCCGCGATCGCCGACCTGGCGGCCGCCGGGCTCGACGGCATCGAGGTCGACCACATGGACCACGACGCGCAGACGCGGGCACGGCTGCGCGGGACGGCGAAGGAGCTGGGGCTCCTGGTGACCGGCTCCAGCGACTACCACGGCAGCCGGAAGACCTGCGTGCTCGGCGAGTACACGACCGACCCCGAGGTGTACGGGGAGATCACGCGACGTGCGTTCGGGGCGTTCCCCGTGCCGGGGGCCGGCGGGGCCTGA
- a CDS encoding ferritin-like domain-containing protein, which produces MTSSDKPGTAADAPADVPAETAGTAGTAGATPVAARDWATAAADPQYRAAVVDLLGALAYGELAAFERLAEDAKLAPTLADKAELAKMASAEFHHFERLRDRLAGIGEEPTGAMEPFVAAYDGFHKQTDPSDWLEGLVKAYVGDSIASDFYREVAARLDTDTRELVLAVLDDTGHAGFAVEKVRAAIDADPRVGGRLALWARRLMGEALSQSQRVVADRDALSTMLVGGVADGFDLAEVGKMFSRITEAHTKRMAALGLAA; this is translated from the coding sequence ATGACGAGCTCTGACAAGCCTGGCACCGCCGCAGACGCCCCCGCAGACGTCCCCGCCGAGACCGCTGGAACCGCCGGTACCGCCGGAGCCACCCCGGTCGCCGCCCGCGACTGGGCGACGGCCGCGGCCGACCCGCAGTACCGCGCCGCGGTCGTGGACCTGCTCGGCGCGCTCGCGTACGGCGAGCTGGCGGCGTTCGAGCGGCTCGCGGAGGACGCCAAGCTGGCGCCCACGCTGGCGGACAAGGCGGAGCTGGCGAAGATGGCGTCGGCGGAGTTCCACCACTTCGAGCGGCTGCGCGACCGGCTGGCCGGGATCGGCGAGGAGCCGACGGGGGCCATGGAGCCGTTCGTGGCCGCCTACGACGGCTTCCACAAGCAGACTGACCCCTCGGACTGGCTGGAGGGTCTCGTCAAGGCCTACGTCGGCGACTCCATCGCCAGCGACTTCTACCGCGAGGTCGCCGCCCGCCTCGACACGGACACCCGCGAGCTGGTCCTCGCCGTGCTCGACGACACCGGGCACGCGGGCTTCGCCGTGGAGAAGGTGCGTGCGGCGATCGACGCCGATCCGCGCGTGGGCGGGCGGCTCGCGCTGTGGGCGCGGCGGCTGATGGGGGAGGCGCTCTCGCAGTCCCAGCGGGTGGTGGCCGACCGGGACGCGCTGTCGACCATGCTCGTGGGCGGGGTCGCGGACGGCTTCGACCTGGCCGAGGTCGGCAAGATGTTCTCCCGGATCACCGAGGCGCACACGAAGCGGATGGCGGCGCTGGGTCTGGCGGCCTGA
- a CDS encoding TetR/AcrR family transcriptional regulator, translating into MTAIEQTEAVRPRGTRLPRRARRNQLLGAAQEVFVAQGYHAAAMDDIAERAGVSKPVLYQHFPGKLDLYLALLDQHCEALIQSVRSALASTSDNKQRVRATMDAYFAYVEDDGGAFRLVFESDLTNEPAVRERVDKVTNECAEAICDVIAEDTGLSRAESMLLASGLGGLAQVVARSWLHSDRSVPRDQAVQLLTSLAWRGIAGFPLHGTEQH; encoded by the coding sequence GTGACAGCCATCGAGCAGACAGAGGCGGTACGCCCGCGGGGCACACGCCTTCCCCGCCGAGCCCGACGCAACCAGCTGCTGGGCGCCGCACAGGAAGTGTTCGTGGCCCAGGGCTACCACGCGGCCGCGATGGACGACATCGCCGAGCGCGCCGGCGTCAGCAAGCCGGTGCTCTATCAGCACTTCCCCGGCAAGCTCGACCTCTACCTCGCCCTGCTGGACCAGCACTGCGAGGCGCTGATCCAGTCCGTGCGCAGCGCGCTCGCGTCGACCTCGGACAACAAGCAGCGCGTCCGGGCGACGATGGACGCGTACTTCGCCTACGTCGAGGACGACGGCGGCGCCTTCCGCCTGGTCTTCGAGTCGGACCTGACCAACGAGCCCGCCGTGCGCGAGCGCGTGGACAAGGTGACGAACGAGTGCGCCGAGGCGATCTGCGACGTCATCGCCGAGGACACCGGCCTCTCGCGCGCGGAGTCGATGCTGCTGGCCTCGGGACTGGGCGGTCTCGCGCAGGTGGTGGCGCGGTCGTGGCTGCACAGCGACCGCAGCGTGCCGCGCGACCAGGCGGTGCAGCTGCTGACCTCGCTGGCCTGGCGCGGCATCGCCGGTTTCCCGCTGCACGGCACCGAGCAGCACTGA
- a CDS encoding DUF3107 domain-containing protein, whose protein sequence is MEVKIGVQHAPREIVLESGQSAEEVERVVGEALAGKSQLLSLVDEHGRKVLVPADRLAYIEIGEPAPRKVGFGAL, encoded by the coding sequence GTGGAGGTCAAGATCGGCGTGCAGCACGCGCCCCGCGAGATCGTTCTGGAGAGCGGTCAGAGCGCCGAGGAGGTCGAGCGCGTGGTGGGCGAGGCACTGGCCGGCAAGTCGCAGCTGCTGAGCCTCGTGGACGAACACGGCCGCAAGGTCCTGGTGCCGGCCGACCGGCTCGCCTACATCGAGATCGGCGAGCCGGCCCCGCGCAAGGTGGGCTTCGGCGCGCTGTAG
- a CDS encoding alpha/beta hydrolase, producing MPSTEPPSEPPANVLPKVAAVKVADGERLRSVHLPGVTLTVRSRRPAREGLPPALYVHGLGGSSQNWSALMPLLDGVVHSEALDLPGFGDSPPPDDGDYSISGHARAVVRHLDASGRGPVHLFGNSFGGAVATRVAAVRPDLVRTLTLVSPALPEIRVQSSALQTGLLAVPGVVSLFSRLTREWTAEQRVRGVTALCYGDPAGVSEEGFRNAVEEMERRLQLPYFWEAMARSTRGIVNAYTLGGQHALWRQAERVLAPTLLVYGGRDQLVGFRMAQRAARAFRESRLLTLPDAGHVAMIEYPETVATAFRELLADTAEAVGTGKPAGGERTDGAVDGEPANQTTGG from the coding sequence ATGCCTTCGACCGAGCCGCCCTCCGAGCCGCCCGCCAACGTGCTGCCGAAGGTCGCGGCCGTCAAGGTCGCGGACGGGGAGCGGCTCAGGTCGGTCCACCTCCCCGGCGTCACCCTGACGGTGCGGTCGAGACGGCCCGCCCGCGAGGGTCTGCCGCCCGCCCTCTACGTCCACGGCCTCGGCGGCTCCTCGCAGAACTGGTCGGCGCTCATGCCGCTGCTGGACGGCGTCGTCCACAGCGAGGCCCTCGACCTGCCGGGCTTCGGCGACTCCCCGCCGCCGGACGACGGCGACTACTCGATCAGCGGCCACGCGCGCGCGGTCGTCCGCCACCTCGACGCGTCCGGGCGCGGTCCCGTGCACCTGTTCGGGAACTCGTTCGGCGGCGCCGTCGCCACCCGCGTCGCCGCGGTGCGCCCCGACCTGGTGCGGACGCTGACCCTCGTGTCGCCCGCGCTGCCGGAGATCCGCGTGCAGAGCAGCGCCCTGCAGACGGGGCTGCTGGCGGTGCCGGGGGTGGTGTCGCTGTTCAGCCGGCTCACCCGGGAGTGGACGGCAGAGCAGCGGGTCCGCGGCGTGACGGCGCTCTGCTACGGCGATCCCGCAGGCGTGAGCGAGGAGGGCTTCCGCAATGCCGTCGAGGAGATGGAGCGGCGGCTGCAACTGCCGTACTTCTGGGAGGCGATGGCCCGCTCCACGCGGGGAATCGTCAACGCGTACACGCTCGGTGGCCAGCACGCCCTGTGGCGACAGGCCGAGCGGGTTCTCGCACCCACGCTCCTGGTCTACGGTGGACGGGACCAACTCGTCGGATTCCGCATGGCCCAGCGGGCCGCCCGCGCCTTCCGTGAATCCCGGCTGCTGACCCTGCCGGACGCGGGACACGTGGCGATGATCGAGTATCCGGAGACCGTGGCCACGGCGTTCCGCGAACTCCTCGCGGACACCGCGGAAGCGGTGGGCACCGGGAAGCCGGCGGGTGGCGAGAGGACCGACGGGGCCGTCGACGGCGAGCCCGCCAACCAGACCACAGGAGGCTGA
- a CDS encoding NYN domain-containing protein has protein sequence MNDDLAPLNARIDRTNELLQRMLAEVAKTPSTHAIFVDAGYLYAATGRLVAGTEDRRAFDLDAEGLIEALIDKARSIFADSRLLRVYWYDGARRRIHTAEQQSIAGLPDVKVRLGNLNANNQQKGVDSLIRTDLESLARHRAISDAALLGGDEDLVSAVEAAQGYGARVHLWGIEAPECRNQAEPLLWEVDSQRTLDLDFFKPYVSRRTAPAVEGTGLTRPARDDVRFVGARIAAKWLAARGRESLVELLPGHPYLPGSVDQDLLVEAEGLLQYSLRGQADLRRALRDGFWEHLRAQY, from the coding sequence ATGAACGACGACCTCGCGCCCCTGAACGCTCGCATCGATCGCACGAACGAGCTGCTCCAGCGCATGCTCGCCGAGGTGGCGAAGACCCCCTCCACCCACGCGATCTTCGTCGACGCCGGATACCTGTACGCGGCGACGGGGCGACTGGTGGCCGGGACCGAGGACCGCCGGGCCTTCGACCTGGACGCCGAAGGACTCATCGAGGCCCTCATCGACAAGGCACGCAGCATCTTCGCGGACAGCCGCCTGCTCCGCGTGTACTGGTACGACGGCGCCCGGCGCCGCATCCACACCGCCGAGCAGCAGTCCATCGCCGGGCTGCCGGACGTCAAGGTGCGCCTGGGCAACCTCAACGCCAACAACCAGCAGAAGGGCGTCGACTCCCTCATCCGCACCGACCTGGAGTCCCTCGCCCGGCATCGCGCCATCAGCGACGCGGCCCTGCTCGGCGGCGACGAGGACCTCGTGTCGGCGGTCGAGGCCGCCCAGGGGTACGGAGCCCGCGTCCACCTGTGGGGCATCGAGGCCCCCGAGTGCCGCAACCAGGCCGAGCCGCTGCTCTGGGAGGTCGACAGCCAGCGCACCCTCGACCTCGACTTCTTCAAGCCGTACGTCTCCCGGCGCACGGCCCCCGCCGTCGAGGGGACGGGCCTCACCCGCCCCGCCCGGGACGACGTCCGCTTCGTGGGCGCGCGGATCGCGGCGAAGTGGCTGGCGGCCCGGGGGCGGGAGTCCCTGGTGGAGCTGCTCCCCGGCCACCCGTACCTCCCCGGCTCCGTGGACCAGGACCTGCTGGTGGAGGCCGAGGGGCTGCTGCAGTACTCGCTGCGCGGCCAGGCCGACCTGCGCCGGGCGCTGCGGGACGGCTTCTGGGAGCACCTGCGGGCGCAGTACTAG
- a CDS encoding MarC family protein, giving the protein MFDVAVFGSLFLTLFVIMDPPGITPIFLALTSGRPGKVQKRMALQAVCVAGGVITVFGLLGHQILDYLHVSVPALMIAGGLLLLLIALDLLTGKTDEPKQTKDVNVALVPLGMPLLAGPGAIVSVILAVQKADSVTTQVSVWAAILAIHVVLWLVMRYSLLIIRVIKDGGVVLVTRLAGMMLSAIAVQQIINGVTQVIQGA; this is encoded by the coding sequence ATGTTCGACGTCGCCGTCTTCGGCTCCCTCTTCCTGACCCTTTTCGTCATCATGGATCCCCCCGGGATCACCCCGATCTTCCTCGCCCTCACCTCCGGCCGCCCCGGCAAGGTGCAGAAGCGGATGGCCCTCCAGGCCGTCTGCGTCGCCGGTGGTGTGATCACGGTGTTCGGTCTGCTCGGGCACCAGATCCTCGACTACCTGCACGTCTCCGTGCCCGCCCTGATGATCGCGGGCGGGCTGCTGCTCCTGCTGATCGCCCTCGACCTGCTCACCGGCAAGACGGACGAGCCCAAGCAGACCAAGGACGTCAACGTCGCCCTCGTACCGCTGGGCATGCCGCTGCTCGCCGGGCCCGGCGCGATCGTGTCGGTCATCCTCGCCGTGCAGAAGGCGGACAGCGTGACCACGCAGGTCTCGGTGTGGGCGGCGATCCTCGCCATCCACGTGGTGCTGTGGCTGGTGATGCGGTACTCGCTGCTGATCATCCGGGTCATCAAGGACGGCGGCGTGGTCCTGGTGACCCGCCTCGCCGGCATGATGCTCTCCGCGATCGCCGTGCAGCAGATCATCAACGGCGTCACGCAGGTGATCCAGGGCGCGTGA
- a CDS encoding DUF6758 family protein, with the protein MRGEPSCPKCGGRVRAPGLFADSWQCDLHGTVHPVQPVLPPSVEALGVVVHRTQVPLWMPWPLPVGWLFTGVACAGDDRSGGRATAVACSGPGPLGGIGELILVAEELGVGLGARYAGLDGPDPGPYLDVEKPPQVKVLAAGRPTPLWHVSGGPVDRAVFAGEALGMWLWAVVWPERSGLLMYEELVLTDLRDAGAEVDLVPCGALSPRLIEPTAP; encoded by the coding sequence ATGAGGGGCGAACCCAGTTGCCCGAAGTGTGGTGGCCGGGTCAGGGCTCCCGGCCTCTTCGCCGATTCCTGGCAGTGCGACCTGCACGGCACCGTGCACCCGGTCCAGCCCGTACTCCCGCCCAGCGTCGAGGCGCTCGGCGTCGTGGTGCACCGCACGCAGGTGCCGTTGTGGATGCCCTGGCCGCTGCCGGTCGGCTGGCTGTTCACCGGCGTGGCCTGTGCGGGCGACGACCGCAGCGGGGGCCGGGCGACCGCCGTCGCCTGCTCGGGACCCGGCCCGCTCGGGGGCATCGGTGAGCTGATCCTGGTCGCCGAGGAACTCGGCGTCGGCCTCGGCGCGCGGTACGCGGGCCTCGACGGGCCGGACCCCGGACCGTACCTGGACGTCGAGAAGCCGCCCCAGGTCAAGGTCCTGGCCGCGGGCCGCCCCACCCCGCTCTGGCACGTCTCCGGGGGTCCCGTCGACCGTGCCGTGTTCGCCGGGGAGGCCCTCGGCATGTGGCTGTGGGCCGTGGTGTGGCCCGAGCGGTCCGGGCTGCTGATGTACGAGGAGCTGGTGCTGACCGACCTGCGGGACGCCGGGGCCGAGGTGGACCTGGTGCCGTGCGGGGCGCTGTCGCCGCGGCTGATCGAGCCCACGGCGCCGTAG
- a CDS encoding DEAD/DEAH box helicase, with translation MTLPVALSGTDVIGQAKTGTGKTLGFGLPLLERVTVPADVEAGRAAPEALTDAPQALVVVPTRELCQQVTNDLLTAGKVRNVRVLAIYGGRAYEPQVEALKKGVDVIVGTPGRLLDLAGQKKLSLKHVKCLVLDEADEMLDLGFLPDVEKIINMLPARRQTMLFSATMPGAVIGLARRYMSQPTHIRATSPDDEGATVANTKQFIYRAHNMDKPEMVARILQAEGRGLAMVFCRTKRTAADLADQLKQRGFASGAVHGDLGQGAREQALRAFRNGKVDVLVCTDVAARGIDVEGVTHVINYQSPEEEKTYLHRIGRTGRAGAKGTAITLVDWDDIPRWQLINKALDLGFNDPPETYSTSPHLYTDLGIAEGTKGVLPRSERTRAGLDAEELEDLGEPGGRGGRGGRGRGDRGGRGGRDDSRSGDRERDRSSRTTPRRRRRMRGGAPVDAEASVAPVAEAVTEAADSAADAVTDAPKEPRTLRRRRRTRNGEPSRRPETAATPDAPVAQAAEDTALAPSGATVVEAVENTEIAQAPEIVEAPAKPRRRRTRKAAEAPVVPLETAPPAPTATEESIVAPAVVESPAAVAAPAEKPRRRTRKATAAEATVDTAEGATEPASEPAETKPRRRTRKAAEPVVEAPDAEAEAETKPRRTRKTAAAKAEAAADTAEATEAKPKARRTRKAAEPTEVTKVTKVTEADIPAQAPEAAEAKPRRTRKTAATKTAATKAEAAADTAEATEAKPKARRTRKAAEPVVEAPDAEAEAETKPRRTRKTAATKTAATKAEAAADTAEATEAKPKARRTRKTAATVEAAAEIPAQASQEPEAAPRRRTRKAAAAVEAPAAEADTAEAKPKARRTRKTAAATAEAGES, from the coding sequence CTGACGCTCCCCGTGGCCCTCTCGGGCACGGACGTGATCGGCCAGGCCAAGACCGGCACCGGCAAGACGCTGGGCTTCGGCCTCCCGCTCCTCGAGCGGGTCACCGTCCCCGCCGACGTCGAGGCGGGCCGCGCCGCGCCCGAGGCCCTCACCGACGCGCCGCAGGCCCTCGTCGTCGTCCCGACGCGCGAGCTGTGCCAGCAGGTCACCAACGACCTCCTGACCGCCGGCAAGGTCCGCAATGTGCGCGTCCTCGCGATCTACGGCGGCCGCGCCTACGAGCCGCAGGTGGAGGCCCTGAAGAAGGGCGTCGACGTGATCGTCGGCACCCCGGGCCGCCTGCTGGACCTGGCGGGCCAGAAGAAGCTGAGCCTGAAGCACGTCAAGTGCCTGGTCCTCGACGAGGCCGACGAGATGCTCGACCTGGGCTTCCTGCCCGACGTCGAGAAGATCATCAACATGCTGCCGGCCCGGCGCCAGACCATGCTGTTCTCGGCCACCATGCCCGGGGCGGTCATCGGACTGGCCCGCCGCTACATGTCGCAGCCCACGCACATCCGCGCCACCTCGCCGGACGACGAGGGCGCGACGGTCGCGAACACGAAGCAGTTCATCTACCGCGCGCACAACATGGACAAGCCCGAGATGGTGGCGCGCATACTGCAGGCCGAGGGCCGTGGGCTGGCCATGGTCTTCTGCCGCACCAAGCGCACGGCGGCCGACCTCGCCGACCAGCTCAAGCAGCGCGGCTTCGCCTCCGGCGCGGTCCACGGCGACCTCGGCCAGGGCGCCCGCGAGCAGGCCCTGCGCGCCTTCCGCAACGGCAAGGTGGACGTGCTCGTCTGCACCGACGTCGCCGCTCGCGGCATCGACGTCGAGGGCGTGACGCACGTCATCAACTACCAGTCGCCGGAAGAGGAGAAGACGTACCTGCACCGCATCGGCCGCACCGGCCGCGCGGGCGCGAAGGGTACGGCGATCACGCTGGTCGACTGGGACGACATCCCGCGCTGGCAGCTGATCAACAAGGCGCTGGACCTGGGCTTCAACGACCCGCCGGAGACGTACTCCACCTCCCCGCACCTGTACACCGACCTCGGCATCGCCGAGGGCACCAAGGGCGTCCTGCCGCGCTCGGAGCGCACCCGCGCCGGGCTCGACGCCGAGGAGCTCGAGGACCTGGGCGAGCCGGGCGGCCGCGGTGGCCGCGGTGGCCGCGGGCGTGGCGACCGGGGTGGCCGGGGTGGGCGCGACGACTCGCGTTCCGGCGACCGCGAGCGCGACCGTTCGTCCCGGACGACACCGCGCCGGCGCCGCCGGATGCGCGGCGGTGCGCCGGTGGACGCGGAGGCGTCCGTGGCGCCCGTGGCCGAGGCCGTGACGGAAGCTGCGGACAGCGCCGCGGACGCGGTCACCGACGCCCCGAAGGAGCCTCGCACGCTGCGCCGCCGACGCCGTACGCGGAACGGTGAGCCGTCGCGCCGCCCGGAGACCGCCGCGACGCCCGACGCCCCCGTGGCGCAGGCCGCCGAGGACACCGCGCTCGCGCCTTCCGGGGCGACGGTCGTCGAAGCGGTGGAGAACACGGAGATCGCGCAGGCCCCGGAGATCGTGGAGGCCCCGGCGAAGCCGCGCCGCCGCCGCACCCGCAAGGCCGCCGAGGCCCCGGTCGTCCCGCTCGAGACCGCTCCGCCGGCGCCGACGGCCACCGAGGAGTCGATCGTGGCTCCGGCGGTCGTCGAGTCCCCTGCGGCTGTGGCCGCTCCCGCCGAGAAGCCGCGCCGCCGCACCCGCAAGGCCACGGCCGCCGAGGCAACGGTCGACACGGCCGAGGGAGCGACCGAGCCCGCGTCCGAGCCGGCCGAGACCAAGCCGCGTCGCCGCACCCGCAAGGCCGCCGAGCCTGTCGTAGAGGCTCCGGACGCCGAGGCCGAGGCCGAGACCAAGCCCCGCCGCACCCGCAAGACGGCCGCCGCCAAGGCAGAGGCCGCCGCCGACACCGCCGAGGCCACGGAGGCGAAGCCCAAGGCCCGCCGCACCCGCAAGGCCGCGGAACCGACCGAGGTCACCAAGGTCACCAAGGTCACCGAGGCCGACATTCCGGCGCAGGCTCCGGAAGCGGCCGAGGCCAAGCCGCGTCGCACCCGGAAGACGGCCGCCACCAAGACGGCCGCCACCAAGGCAGAAGCCGCCGCCGACACCGCCGAGGCCACAGAGGCGAAGCCCAAGGCCCGCCGCACCCGCAAGGCCGCCGAGCCTGTCGTAGAGGCTCCGGACGCCGAGGCCGAGGCCGAGACCAAGCCCCGCCGCACCCGCAAGACGGCCGCCACCAAGACGGCCGCCACCAAGGCAGAGGCCGCCGCCGACACCGCCGAGGCCACGGAGGCGAAGCCCAAGGCCCGCCGCACCCGCAAGACGGCCGCGACCGTCGAGGCCGCCGCCGAGATTCCGGCTCAGGCCTCGCAGGAGCCGGAGGCCGCACCGCGGCGCCGGACCCGTAAGGCCGCGGCCGCCGTCGAGGCACCGGCGGCGGAAGCCGACACGGCGGAGGCGAAGCCGAAGGCCCGCCGCACCCGCAAGACGGCCGCCGCCACCGCGGAGGCCGGCGAGAGCTGA